In one Sulfitobacter sp. LCG007 genomic region, the following are encoded:
- a CDS encoding sensor histidine kinase, whose protein sequence is MLNEAKWYHSLRFRLIGLMSLALLPIGLIAISQTHSVSEKAQENAELALMVLTESAALDQRLVLQRAFGAAQGLSALFAELSQDTDECAELMAHFVERSPSFTFASFVPVSGVTRCSSDGNIRDISTYADFRATVEEAKPRVLIEREKATEGVSMLTVSQPVFEDQGQLIGFVQVSLPHRALQTEALDDPAGSLIDLITFNSSGEILTAAQGLPNAEFRLPQSKTLDSLIGQPAQAFTDHDRNGAYRSFAVVPIDKEAIYVLGIWDTKRNLATQSDWTMPATLFPALMWLASLGVALFSIHRLVTSHVQRLGVQMADFARSRKMPPEPSKVGSPTEVQRIQNAFLMMTDSILRDEAQLEDAVRSRNALIKEVHHRVKNNLQLISSIINMQIRELDDPQTAQVLRRIQDRVLSLATIHRDLYQTSSGGQVDVGHLIQEIVENSIDIGTIDNSNVRLQTDIEPIRLYPDQAVPMSLLAAETATNAMKYFGARPGQTPWITVSVKAGSERTCHFTFANSVGEARDVQGTGMGTQLINAFAIQLGADVDIRHTEDSYTVDVTFKAAEFIPEAGDY, encoded by the coding sequence ATGCTGAACGAGGCGAAGTGGTATCACAGCCTCAGATTTCGCTTGATCGGGTTGATGTCGCTGGCATTGCTGCCCATCGGGCTGATCGCGATAAGCCAGACACACAGCGTATCTGAAAAGGCCCAGGAGAACGCCGAGCTGGCGCTGATGGTGCTTACGGAAAGCGCCGCACTCGACCAGCGTCTCGTGCTTCAGCGTGCCTTCGGCGCGGCGCAGGGGCTTTCGGCGCTGTTTGCCGAGTTGTCGCAGGACACGGACGAATGCGCTGAACTCATGGCGCATTTCGTGGAACGCTCCCCCAGCTTTACATTCGCCAGCTTCGTCCCCGTCTCGGGCGTGACGCGCTGTTCGTCTGACGGGAATATCCGGGACATCTCGACCTATGCCGACTTCCGCGCGACGGTCGAGGAGGCCAAGCCGCGCGTCCTGATCGAACGCGAGAAGGCGACCGAGGGCGTGTCGATGCTGACCGTCTCCCAGCCGGTGTTCGAGGATCAGGGCCAGCTCATCGGCTTCGTGCAGGTTTCGCTGCCGCACAGGGCTCTTCAGACCGAGGCGCTTGACGATCCTGCGGGTTCGCTCATCGATCTGATCACCTTCAACAGCAGCGGCGAAATCCTGACCGCGGCGCAGGGACTGCCGAACGCGGAATTCAGGCTTCCCCAAAGCAAGACCCTCGACAGCCTGATCGGCCAGCCCGCGCAAGCCTTCACCGATCACGACCGCAACGGTGCCTACAGAAGCTTTGCGGTCGTGCCGATCGACAAGGAGGCGATCTATGTCCTCGGCATCTGGGATACCAAGCGAAACCTGGCGACCCAGTCGGACTGGACGATGCCGGCAACGCTCTTTCCGGCGCTGATGTGGCTCGCCTCGCTCGGGGTGGCGCTGTTCTCGATCCACCGTCTGGTCACCAGCCATGTCCAGCGTCTCGGCGTGCAGATGGCCGATTTCGCGCGGTCCCGGAAGATGCCGCCAGAGCCGTCGAAGGTGGGTAGTCCCACCGAGGTCCAGCGCATCCAGAACGCATTCCTGATGATGACCGACTCGATCCTGCGCGACGAGGCGCAGCTCGAGGACGCGGTGCGCAGCAGGAACGCGCTGATCAAGGAGGTTCACCACCGCGTCAAGAACAACCTCCAGCTCATATCCTCGATCATCAACATGCAGATACGCGAACTCGACGATCCGCAGACCGCGCAGGTGCTGCGCCGGATACAGGACCGCGTGCTGAGCCTGGCGACGATCCACCGCGATCTCTACCAGACCTCGTCCGGTGGGCAGGTCGACGTGGGCCATCTCATCCAGGAGATCGTCGAGAACTCGATCGACATAGGCACCATCGACAACTCGAACGTGCGGCTGCAGACCGATATCGAACCGATCCGCCTCTATCCCGATCAGGCGGTGCCGATGTCCCTGCTTGCCGCGGAAACCGCAACCAACGCGATGAAGTATTTCGGCGCACGGCCCGGCCAGACGCCATGGATCACCGTCTCGGTCAAGGCAGGCAGCGAGCGGACCTGCCACTTCACCTTCGCCAATTCGGTCGGCGAGGCGCGCGACGTGCAGGGCACCGGCATGGGAACGCAGCTGATCAACGCCTTCGCGATCCAGCTCGGGGCCGATGTCGACATCAGGCACACAGAGGACAGCTATACCGTCGATGTGACCTTCAAGGCGGCGGAATTCATTCCCGAGGCGGGCGACTACTGA
- a CDS encoding RNA polymerase sigma factor: protein MKSTDAREELVDHLPALRAFALSLTRNGATADDMVQDTVVKAWTNIEKFQPGTNMRAWLFTILRNTYYSSRRKLNREVPDVDGVFTATLSVKPDHDGRMNLKDFRKAFEILPDEQREALILVGASGFSYEEAADMCAVAIGTIKSRVNRGRARLTELLKLDADSPMELTDGATMAVLTDGGKVAR from the coding sequence ATGAAATCTACCGATGCCAGAGAAGAGCTGGTGGATCATCTGCCGGCGTTGCGCGCCTTTGCCCTCAGCCTGACCCGCAACGGCGCGACCGCCGATGACATGGTGCAGGACACGGTCGTGAAGGCATGGACCAACATCGAAAAGTTCCAGCCGGGAACCAACATGCGCGCCTGGCTCTTCACTATCCTGAGGAACACCTACTACTCGAGCCGGCGCAAGCTGAACCGGGAGGTGCCGGATGTCGACGGCGTGTTCACGGCCACCCTGTCGGTGAAACCCGACCACGACGGACGCATGAACCTCAAGGACTTCCGCAAGGCGTTCGAGATCCTTCCCGACGAGCAGCGTGAGGCGCTGATCCTTGTGGGCGCGTCGGGTTTCTCCTACGAAGAGGCGGCGGACATGTGCGCCGTCGCGATCGGCACGATCAAGAGCCGTGTGAATCGCGGTCGCGCTCGGCTGACCGAACTTCTAAAACTCGATGCGGACAGCCCGATGGAGCTGACCGACGGGGCAACGATGGCCGTCCTTACGGACGGAGGCAAAGTGGCAAGGTGA
- a CDS encoding NepR family anti-sigma factor → MTSKKDEPSDRIASIIDANLKLVYSDLVQDDLPDRFKDLLAVLKAQDSEAKNSK, encoded by the coding sequence ATGACTTCCAAAAAGGACGAGCCGTCTGACCGGATCGCATCTATCATCGATGCCAATCTGAAGCTTGTCTATTCGGATCTCGTGCAGGACGATCTGCCGGACCGTTTCAAGGATCTTCTTGCGGTTCTGAAGGCCCAGGACTCGGAGGCCAAGAACTCCAAATGA
- a CDS encoding response regulator produces the protein MSDATQSPDFSDQVAEQLPYLRRYARALTGTQSSGDRYAVATLESILQDRTVIADCESVRVGLFKCFHAIWSSTGAAMEGDEENAVIAQAQAHLASLASNTREALLLATIEEFSIPEIAEIMDIDRDEVRHLIETARQDMNRSVLGRVMIIEDEPIIAADLKDIVSELGHEVVGVSRTRDAAVEMGQREKPDLILADIQLADNSSGIDAVNDLLRQLGDRPVIFITAFPERLLTGERPEPAFLIPKPYKEDQVKSAVSQAMFFASTETLKA, from the coding sequence ATGTCAGACGCGACCCAATCCCCGGACTTCTCGGACCAGGTGGCGGAACAGCTTCCCTACCTGCGCCGCTACGCTCGGGCGCTGACGGGAACCCAGTCCAGCGGCGACCGATATGCGGTTGCGACGCTTGAATCCATCCTGCAGGACAGAACGGTCATCGCCGATTGCGAGTCGGTGCGCGTCGGACTCTTCAAGTGCTTCCACGCCATCTGGAGTTCGACGGGTGCGGCGATGGAAGGCGACGAGGAAAACGCCGTTATCGCCCAGGCGCAGGCGCATCTGGCGAGCCTTGCAAGCAACACGCGCGAAGCGCTTCTGCTGGCCACGATCGAGGAGTTCTCGATCCCCGAGATCGCCGAGATCATGGACATCGACCGCGACGAGGTGCGCCACCTTATCGAGACCGCGCGCCAGGACATGAACCGGTCCGTGCTCGGACGCGTCATGATCATCGAGGACGAGCCGATCATCGCCGCTGACCTCAAGGACATCGTCTCCGAGCTTGGCCACGAGGTCGTAGGGGTCAGCCGGACCCGCGACGCGGCGGTCGAGATGGGCCAGCGCGAGAAGCCGGACCTGATCCTCGCCGACATCCAGCTTGCCGACAATTCGTCCGGTATCGACGCGGTAAACGACCTGTTGCGCCAGTTGGGCGACCGTCCGGTGATCTTCATCACCGCCTTCCCGGAACGTCTGCTCACGGGAGAGAGGCCCGAGCCTGCCTTCCTGATTCCGAAGCCTTACAAGGAAGATCAGGTCAAGTCGGCTGTCAGTCAGGCGATGTTCTTCGCATCGACCGAAACGCTCAAGGCCTGA
- a CDS encoding DUF1328 domain-containing protein yields MLYWALIFFVIALIAGVFGFGGIASASAGIAQILFFVFIVLFVIALIARMIRS; encoded by the coding sequence GTGCTTTACTGGGCCTTGATATTTTTCGTGATCGCCCTGATTGCCGGCGTCTTCGGCTTCGGCGGCATAGCAAGCGCCTCGGCCGGGATCGCACAGATCCTGTTCTTCGTCTTCATCGTGCTGTTCGTGATCGCACTGATCGCGCGCATGATCCGGTCCTAG
- a CDS encoding Crp/Fnr family transcriptional regulator, whose translation MAVRCAECPLRKLEIFLPFSAEELRFMERFKVGELNIDAGMTLLLEGSNSPQLYTALEGLGLRYKLLEDGRRQVLNFIFPGDLIGLQAGIMGEMGHSVEATSRMTLCVFDRGEIWTVFKSYPERSFDMTWLAACEEHFLGESLTSVGQRTAIQAVSWALVRLYERGKSLGLTRNGNMALPYRQQDLADALGLSLVHTNKTLARLRERQLATWSDGELHIPNLDQLAEIAVTETESQRRRPLL comes from the coding sequence ATGGCTGTCAGATGTGCCGAGTGTCCGCTGCGCAAACTCGAGATATTCCTTCCCTTCTCCGCGGAAGAGCTGCGCTTCATGGAGCGTTTCAAGGTCGGTGAACTCAACATCGATGCGGGAATGACGCTTCTGCTCGAGGGGTCGAACAGCCCGCAGCTCTATACCGCGCTGGAAGGCCTGGGATTGCGCTACAAGCTGCTCGAGGACGGGCGCCGGCAGGTTCTCAATTTCATCTTTCCGGGGGACCTCATCGGGCTGCAGGCCGGGATCATGGGCGAGATGGGTCATTCGGTCGAGGCGACGTCGCGGATGACGCTTTGCGTTTTCGACCGGGGCGAGATCTGGACGGTGTTCAAGTCATATCCCGAACGGTCGTTCGACATGACCTGGCTTGCCGCCTGTGAAGAGCACTTCCTGGGCGAGTCGCTGACCTCGGTGGGGCAGCGAACGGCGATACAGGCGGTGTCCTGGGCTCTTGTCCGGCTTTACGAGAGGGGCAAGTCGCTGGGCCTGACGCGCAACGGCAACATGGCGCTCCCATACCGGCAGCAGGATCTGGCGGATGCGCTGGGGCTGTCGCTGGTGCATACGAACAAGACGCTTGCGCGGCTGCGCGAACGCCAGCTCGCGACCTGGTCCGACGGTGAGCTTCACATCCCGAACCTAGATCAGCTTGCGGAGATAGCGGTCACGGAAACCGAAAGCCAGCGCAGGCGTCCGCTGTTGTGA
- a CDS encoding formate/nitrite transporter family protein, with protein sequence MENSAERKAASGEGDIEREKEELEDAAEEESVDEAASLAPRLIYEVIRRDGDEELARPMSSLVWSGVAAGILISFSVLGEAVFRSHMEDTPTRHLVENLGYSFGFLLVILGRMQLFTENTLTTVLPVIADPRPKVVGRMLRLWSVVLAANVAGAFAAAAVMAFTSAIPGEILTAIGELSHHAMDVTPGEAFSRGIPAGVLVASIVWMVPQARQAAFFVILVFTWLIAAGDFTHVVAGSVEMAFLMLTGAVGVIPAIGGFFLPVLAGNIVGGTAIFALLVYAQVKEEI encoded by the coding sequence GTGGAGAATTCAGCAGAACGCAAGGCTGCCTCTGGCGAAGGTGACATCGAGCGCGAAAAGGAAGAGCTCGAGGACGCCGCCGAGGAGGAATCCGTGGACGAGGCGGCTTCGCTTGCCCCGCGGCTGATCTATGAGGTGATACGGCGCGACGGGGACGAGGAACTTGCCCGTCCAATGTCTTCGCTGGTCTGGTCCGGCGTGGCTGCCGGGATCCTGATCAGCTTTTCCGTTCTCGGCGAGGCCGTCTTCCGGTCCCACATGGAGGACACGCCGACGCGCCATCTGGTCGAAAACCTCGGCTACAGTTTCGGCTTCCTGCTGGTGATCCTGGGCAGGATGCAGCTGTTCACCGAGAATACCCTGACCACGGTGCTGCCTGTCATCGCGGACCCCCGCCCCAAGGTGGTCGGCAGGATGCTGCGGCTCTGGTCGGTCGTGCTGGCCGCCAATGTCGCGGGCGCCTTCGCCGCCGCCGCGGTCATGGCCTTCACATCCGCAATCCCCGGCGAAATCCTGACTGCCATCGGCGAGCTTTCGCACCATGCGATGGACGTGACACCCGGGGAAGCCTTCTCGCGCGGGATACCAGCCGGCGTGCTGGTCGCCTCGATCGTATGGATGGTGCCGCAGGCCCGCCAGGCCGCCTTCTTCGTGATCCTCGTCTTCACCTGGCTGATCGCCGCTGGCGATTTCACCCATGTGGTCGCCGGCTCGGTCGAGATGGCTTTCCTGATGCTGACCGGCGCCGTGGGCGTCATACCGGCCATCGGAGGCTTCTTCCTGCCCGTGCTCGCGGGAAATATCGTTGGCGGGACGGCGATCTTCGCGCTGCTCGTCTATGCTCAGGTAAAGGAAGAGATCTGA
- a CDS encoding PRC-barrel domain-containing protein, producing MKNLLLTTAMVLSGATVAVAQDNTGSVFTTETAEHAVRASDFIGMRVYSSEQGATNEAYEGVQADWEDIGEINDVILTREGDVQSVLVDIGGFLGIGERQVAINMDAVKFVSDDATDADDFFLVLQSDRATLEGAPEYTWTDDDAMDADTAATDTQVTENQATTEPMADKPVDPAMADTSAVTDGTSADGEPMLAENTTSASEQYQPATEDRITSENLTGARVYDSNDEWIGEVSMFLLGEEGKGDMAVVDVGGFLGLGEKPVALDIGELDIMQENDGDDLRVYVGLTKEELEALPTYEK from the coding sequence ATGAAAAACCTGTTGCTCACAACCGCAATGGTTCTGTCCGGTGCAACTGTCGCCGTGGCGCAAGACAACACCGGATCCGTCTTCACGACCGAGACCGCTGAACACGCTGTGCGTGCATCCGACTTCATCGGCATGCGCGTCTACTCCAGCGAGCAAGGCGCGACCAACGAAGCATACGAGGGCGTCCAAGCGGACTGGGAAGACATCGGCGAGATCAACGACGTCATCCTCACCCGTGAAGGCGACGTGCAGTCCGTGCTGGTCGACATCGGCGGATTCCTCGGTATCGGCGAGCGGCAGGTTGCCATCAACATGGATGCCGTGAAGTTCGTCTCGGATGACGCGACCGACGCCGACGATTTCTTCCTCGTCCTGCAATCCGACCGCGCCACACTCGAAGGCGCTCCGGAATACACTTGGACCGACGACGACGCGATGGACGCCGACACTGCGGCGACTGATACGCAAGTGACGGAAAATCAGGCCACGACCGAGCCGATGGCAGACAAGCCCGTCGATCCGGCAATGGCGGACACGAGTGCTGTGACGGACGGCACATCCGCTGACGGTGAGCCGATGCTGGCCGAAAACACGACCTCTGCAAGCGAGCAGTACCAGCCCGCGACGGAAGACCGCATCACTTCCGAGAACCTCACCGGCGCGCGTGTCTACGACTCGAACGACGAATGGATCGGCGAAGTGTCGATGTTCCTGCTCGGTGAAGAAGGCAAGGGCGACATGGCAGTCGTCGACGTGGGCGGCTTCCTCGGCCTTGGCGAAAAGCCCGTCGCGCTTGATATTGGTGAACTCGACATCATGCAGGAGAACGACGGTGACGACCTGCGTGTGTACGTCGGCCTGACCAAAGAAGAGCTCGAGGCGCTTCCGACTTACGAGAAGTGA
- a CDS encoding CsbD family protein: protein MNWDQIEGNWKQFKGNIQSEWGKLTDDDFDRAEGDRQKLEGIIQERYGDTKEEASRKIDEWMDRQKV, encoded by the coding sequence ATGAACTGGGATCAAATCGAAGGCAACTGGAAGCAATTCAAGGGCAACATTCAGAGCGAGTGGGGCAAGCTGACCGACGACGACTTCGACCGCGCAGAGGGCGATCGGCAGAAGCTCGAAGGGATCATCCAGGAGCGTTACGGCGACACCAAGGAAGAAGCCAGCCGCAAGATCGACGAATGGATGGACCGTCAGAAGGTCTGA
- a CDS encoding fumarylacetoacetate hydrolase family protein — translation MTEYVIDLPPVVALPVSGTGKRFPVRRVYCIGRNYAAHAVEMGGDPDREAPFFFQKNAGNLYVGDEFPYPVKSEDVHHEAEMAVMLKSGGTSIPVDRALEHVYGYALALDMTRRDLQAEAKKAGRPWEVSKAFEHSAPLGPIHTVEQVGHLAEGALKLTVNGETRQEGDLNQLIWKVPEMISYLSDYFELAAGDVILSGTPAGVGAVQRGDEMVLSIEKLGSMTVRVV, via the coding sequence ATGACCGAATATGTGATCGACCTGCCGCCCGTCGTGGCGCTTCCCGTTTCCGGGACGGGCAAGAGGTTCCCCGTGCGTCGCGTCTATTGCATCGGTCGCAACTACGCCGCCCACGCGGTCGAGATGGGGGGAGACCCCGATCGGGAAGCCCCCTTCTTCTTCCAGAAGAACGCGGGAAATCTGTATGTCGGTGACGAATTTCCCTATCCGGTGAAAAGCGAGGACGTCCACCACGAAGCCGAAATGGCGGTGATGCTCAAGTCCGGCGGCACCTCCATCCCGGTGGATCGCGCGCTGGAACATGTCTACGGCTACGCGCTGGCGCTCGACATGACCCGGCGCGACCTGCAGGCGGAAGCCAAGAAGGCGGGCCGGCCATGGGAGGTCAGCAAGGCCTTCGAACACTCCGCACCCCTGGGGCCGATCCATACGGTAGAACAGGTCGGCCATCTGGCCGAGGGAGCGCTGAAGCTCACCGTGAACGGCGAGACACGGCAGGAGGGCGATCTCAACCAGCTCATCTGGAAGGTCCCCGAAATGATCTCGTATCTTTCGGACTATTTCGAACTCGCCGCCGGTGACGTGATCCTGTCCGGCACGCCGGCAGGTGTGGGCGCGGTGCAAAGGGGTGACGAGATGGTGCTGTCCATCGAAAAGCTTGGCAGCATGACGGTCAGGGTTGTGTGA
- a CDS encoding ABC transporter permease → MQKKDIGLGMLVLTVAAVVAALNPRFLSPINLANTANLIGLFGLFSLAEAFVIVTAGIELSVGSVIALLGVLFVDMIVNQGIPWPIATVIVLVLGGFIGLAHGLLITRLRLQPFVVTLCGLLIYRGIARFYTADGTAGFSFGDSFPTLEWLVSGRTSGVPHSIVAFAVVAVFSWFLLHRTVFGRHLFAVGKNEEAARFSGINTTRVIVLAYVICAVFTALSAVFFAMYTRSIHPASHGNFYELYGIAAAVLGGFSLRGGEGSIVGVVLGVVLLQVLQNLVNLLGIPSSLNFAVMGGVILIGVLADTQFARYRTARRQAAALASLTDKTESRADTA, encoded by the coding sequence GTGCAGAAGAAGGATATCGGGCTCGGCATGCTGGTGCTCACGGTCGCGGCGGTGGTCGCGGCGCTGAACCCGCGATTTCTCTCGCCGATCAACCTCGCCAATACCGCCAACCTGATCGGGCTCTTCGGGCTTTTCTCGCTTGCCGAGGCCTTCGTGATCGTCACCGCGGGGATCGAACTGTCGGTCGGATCGGTGATCGCGCTTCTGGGCGTGCTCTTCGTGGACATGATCGTGAACCAGGGCATCCCATGGCCCATCGCGACCGTGATCGTTCTGGTGCTCGGAGGGTTCATCGGCCTCGCCCACGGCCTTCTGATCACCCGGCTCAGGCTCCAGCCCTTCGTCGTCACGCTCTGCGGGCTGCTGATCTATCGCGGAATCGCCCGGTTCTACACCGCCGACGGCACCGCCGGTTTTTCCTTCGGCGACAGCTTTCCGACGCTGGAATGGCTGGTATCGGGGCGCACGTCGGGCGTTCCCCATTCCATCGTCGCCTTCGCCGTCGTCGCTGTCTTCTCGTGGTTCCTGCTGCATCGTACCGTCTTCGGGCGACATCTGTTCGCGGTCGGAAAGAACGAGGAAGCGGCCCGCTTCTCGGGAATCAACACGACCCGCGTCATCGTCCTGGCCTACGTGATCTGCGCCGTCTTCACTGCCCTGTCCGCGGTCTTCTTCGCCATGTACACGCGCTCGATCCACCCGGCCTCGCACGGCAACTTCTACGAGCTCTATGGCATCGCGGCGGCGGTGCTGGGAGGCTTTTCCCTGCGCGGCGGCGAAGGGTCGATCGTGGGCGTGGTGCTGGGGGTGGTGCTGCTTCAGGTGCTGCAGAACCTCGTCAACCTGCTGGGAATTCCGTCTTCGCTGAACTTCGCCGTGATGGGCGGAGTGATCCTGATCGGCGTGCTCGCCGATACCCAGTTCGCCCGCTACAGGACCGCGCGGCGGCAGGCGGCGGCCCTTGCGTCACTGACGGACAAGACGGAATCCCGTGCGGATACCGCCTGA
- a CDS encoding sugar ABC transporter ATP-binding protein, which yields MKKKLIDLSLSGVTKVYPGVVALQDVDLATRGGEIVGLIGENGAGKSTLMKVMGGAIAPNAGTITIDGENFAHLTPREAARHGIAFVHQELNTFTNLDVTGNVLLGHEIRRGPFGALDRKAMVDRVRPILALLQARFGPEDPAAGLSLADRQLLEIARALSMNARVVIFDEPTSSLTLSETERLLDVMRHLRADGAAVLFISHRLAEVQAVADRVTVLRDGRNAGSLAREEISKDRMVEMMIGRNIGRNERHRQETAGRPVMEIAGIRTTAFPDAPVHLTVQAGEILGLAGLVGAGRSELARAVFGIDARHGGEVRVNGAALAPGAVAESIAAGLCLVPENRKEEGLILDFAIRDNISLPSLGRLRKGWFVDRREETALGNASRETLAIKTPSIEGVAASLSGGNQQKVVLAKWLAMNPKVIILDEPTRGIDVGARGEVYALMRALAEKGVGLLMISSDMEEVIGVSDRVAVMRAGRIAGVLGPQEITEQHILRLAVG from the coding sequence GTGAAGAAGAAGCTGATCGACCTGTCGCTTTCCGGGGTCACAAAGGTCTACCCCGGCGTCGTCGCGTTGCAGGACGTGGATCTGGCCACTCGCGGCGGCGAGATCGTCGGGCTCATCGGAGAGAACGGCGCGGGCAAGTCGACGCTCATGAAGGTGATGGGAGGTGCGATCGCGCCCAATGCCGGCACGATCACGATCGACGGCGAAAATTTCGCGCATCTCACCCCGCGCGAGGCCGCCCGGCACGGGATCGCCTTCGTCCATCAGGAACTCAACACCTTCACGAATCTCGATGTCACCGGCAACGTCCTTCTGGGACACGAGATCAGGCGCGGGCCGTTCGGAGCGCTCGACCGCAAGGCGATGGTGGACCGGGTGCGCCCGATCCTCGCGCTGCTGCAGGCACGCTTCGGTCCCGAGGATCCCGCTGCCGGCCTGTCGCTTGCCGACCGGCAGCTGCTCGAGATCGCGCGGGCGCTGTCGATGAACGCGCGCGTCGTCATCTTCGACGAGCCGACCTCGAGCCTGACGCTCTCGGAGACCGAGCGCCTGCTCGACGTGATGCGCCACCTGCGCGCCGACGGTGCGGCGGTGCTCTTCATCAGCCATCGCCTGGCCGAGGTGCAGGCCGTCGCCGACAGGGTCACCGTTCTGCGGGACGGCAGGAACGCCGGGAGCCTCGCGCGTGAGGAGATCAGCAAGGACCGCATGGTCGAGATGATGATCGGCCGCAACATCGGGCGCAACGAGCGGCACAGGCAGGAAACGGCCGGCAGACCGGTGATGGAAATCGCCGGGATCCGGACAACCGCCTTCCCCGACGCCCCCGTGCACCTGACAGTGCAGGCCGGCGAGATACTGGGCCTCGCGGGACTCGTGGGCGCGGGGCGCTCGGAACTTGCGCGCGCGGTCTTCGGAATCGACGCGCGCCATGGCGGCGAGGTCCGCGTCAACGGCGCCGCCCTCGCTCCCGGCGCGGTGGCGGAATCGATTGCCGCGGGTCTTTGCCTCGTCCCGGAGAACCGCAAGGAAGAAGGTCTGATCCTGGACTTCGCGATCCGCGACAACATCTCGCTGCCCAGCCTCGGCCGTCTGCGCAAAGGCTGGTTCGTCGACCGGAGGGAGGAGACCGCGCTCGGCAACGCATCGCGCGAGACGCTGGCCATCAAGACGCCGAGCATCGAAGGCGTCGCCGCTTCGCTTTCGGGCGGCAACCAGCAGAAGGTCGTGCTCGCCAAGTGGCTGGCGATGAACCCGAAGGTCATCATCCTGGACGAACCGACCCGTGGCATCGACGTGGGCGCGCGGGGCGAGGTTTACGCGCTGATGCGCGCGCTCGCGGAAAAGGGCGTCGGCCTTTTGATGATCTCGAGCGACATGGAAGAGGTCATCGGCGTCTCGGACAGGGTCGCGGTGATGAGGGCGGGACGGATCGCCGGCGTGCTTGGCCCGCAGGAGATCACGGAACAGCATATCCTGCGGCTCGCCGTCGGGTGA
- a CDS encoding sugar-binding protein, which yields MKYIYKFAAGCLAASLASTAVAQEKPALAFVVNAASDFWKLAEAGVKAAQAELPDYDLQFRYPAQGTAALQNALMDDLVAAGTDAIMISSVDPKTSIDAFNRVASEVPLFTTDSDAPDSERIAYLGSSNTAAGEQAGEIAKKALPDGAKCMGFVGFLGADNAVERIAGFRDAVEGSGIELVDVRGDDVDFARARSNVDDVLAAQPDINCMVGFYSYNPPKIYEALQAAGKLGEITVIAFDEDPVTLGAVREGSFAGTVVQDPYQWGYQGMHLMADFLEGDKSGVPADGLIIVPTKVIDKDNVDAFEAELKARIAG from the coding sequence ATGAAATACATCTACAAGTTTGCCGCCGGCTGCCTGGCTGCCAGTCTCGCAAGTACCGCGGTGGCGCAGGAAAAACCCGCGCTCGCGTTCGTCGTGAACGCCGCGTCGGATTTCTGGAAACTCGCCGAGGCCGGCGTCAAGGCCGCTCAGGCGGAGCTGCCGGACTACGACCTCCAGTTCCGCTATCCCGCACAGGGCACGGCGGCGCTGCAGAACGCGCTGATGGACGATCTGGTGGCCGCCGGAACCGATGCCATCATGATCTCATCGGTCGATCCGAAGACCTCGATCGACGCCTTCAACCGGGTCGCTTCCGAGGTTCCCCTCTTCACCACCGATTCCGACGCCCCCGACAGCGAGCGTATCGCCTATCTCGGATCGTCCAACACCGCGGCGGGCGAGCAGGCGGGCGAGATCGCGAAGAAGGCGCTGCCGGACGGCGCCAAGTGCATGGGCTTCGTGGGCTTCCTCGGCGCGGACAACGCGGTCGAGCGCATCGCCGGTTTCCGGGACGCCGTCGAGGGCTCGGGGATCGAACTGGTGGACGTGCGCGGGGACGACGTGGACTTTGCCCGCGCGCGTTCCAACGTCGATGACGTGCTCGCGGCGCAGCCGGACATCAACTGCATGGTGGGCTTCTATTCCTACAATCCGCCCAAGATCTACGAGGCGCTCCAGGCTGCCGGCAAGCTGGGTGAGATCACCGTCATCGCCTTCGACGAGGATCCGGTCACGCTGGGTGCCGTGCGCGAAGGATCCTTTGCCGGAACGGTGGTCCAGGACCCCTACCAGTGGGGCTATCAGGGCATGCACCTGATGGCGGATTTCCTCGAGGGCGACAAATCGGGCGTCCCCGCCGACGGGCTCATCATCGTGCCGACCAAGGTCATCGACAAGGACAACGTCGACGCCTTCGAAGCCGAGCTGAAGGCGAGAATCGCAGGTTAA